In the Bacillus shivajii genome, one interval contains:
- a CDS encoding PspC domain-containing protein produces MKRLYRTVDDRKIAGVCGGLGKYFNIDPTVVRILALVLMIVTAVAPVVIGYFIGVFVMPNETEAYD; encoded by the coding sequence ATGAAACGACTATACCGTACAGTTGATGATAGAAAAATCGCTGGAGTTTGCGGCGGACTTGGGAAGTATTTTAATATCGATCCGACTGTTGTACGAATTCTTGCATTAGTATTGATGATTGTTACAGCGGTTGCTCCCGTTGTTATTGGTTATTTCATCGGTGTTTTCGTTATGCCAAATGAAACGGAAGCT